A window of Calonectris borealis chromosome 3, bCalBor7.hap1.2, whole genome shotgun sequence contains these coding sequences:
- the LOC142080200 gene encoding elongin-A-like isoform X2, which translates to MAEGRSAARRVLELKERLGCAQEPAEIVKTLKVLQDLDISLDILLETGIGKTVNSFRKHATAGNVAKTLVKQWKKLIPPENKSGRKQSTEKEKDKTKSSISKEIKPSEKSKASVLASRSSNSAPISKKLNKQCTCSEKTHQSRDSESQKECDNKECSSSSSKHASQGTTPQAKESDFKETISTDSKKVSEKQCSSVANKDLSLLKKKPSKDGSKQRNTKHVKKAKQKFVTKSKAKLPSDEEFEPPTMSFESYLNYDQVTKKRKRKACPTSKFSHAKEGEEELKKCEDDQSETPNKKAKVASLQDLLNTPLPKFLTGISISSPSYAADFKASLTPVVEAPQQVSEPVQFTGRRLNSKMQVYSGSKTVCLSKMLTLYEQCIRVLQNNIDSLHEVGGVPFEILEPVLTRCTPEQLFRIEECNPMFTEESDHLWKKHCQRDFKNETLLEYESWREMYLRLFNQREEKLKMLTKNILSAQSEKPKGRQVKMAYMTSAAKPPRNIRRQQEIHGTAGPVDQLHAMEKCKNCTNHEENFESVEE; encoded by the exons ATTGTAAAAACACTTAAGGTACTACAGGATTTGGATATATCACTGGATATTCTATTG GAAACTGGCATAGGCAAAACAGTTAACAGTTTTAGGAAACATGCCACTGCTGGGAATGTAGCTAAAACCCTggtaaaacaatggaaaaaacttATTCCTCCAGAAAATAAAAG tggaagaaaacaaagtactgaaaaagaaaaagataagacaAAATCTTCCATTTCCAAGGAGATTAAGCCTTCAGAGAAGTCCAAAGCATCTGTGCTGGCCTCCAGAAGTTCCAATAGCGCTCCTATTTCTAAAAAGTTGAATAAGCAGTGTACTTGTAGTGAAAAGACCCACCAAAGCAGAGATTCTGAGTCTCAAAAAGAATGTGATAATAAAGAATGTAGCAGCAGTAGTTCTAAGCATGCTTCTCAGGGTACCACTCCTCAAGCTAAAGAAAGTGACTTCAAAGAGACAATCTCCACAGACAGCAAGAAAGTTTCAGAAAAGCAGTGTTCCTCTGTAGCCAATAAAGACTTATCACTCCTGAAGAAAAAGCCTAGTAAGGATGGTTCCAAACAGAGAAATACTAAGCAtgtgaagaaagcaaaacagaaatttgtCACAAAAAGCAAAGCCAAATTACCTAGTGATGAGGAATTTGAGCCCCCTACTATGTCTTTTGAATCTTATCTTAATTATGATCAggttaccaaaaaaagaaagaggaaggctTGTCCTACTTCAAAATTTTCTCATgcaaaagagggagaggaagaattaaaaaaatgtgaggaTGATCAATCAGAAACTCCCAATAAAAAG GCCAAGGTGGCATCCCTCCAAGATCTTCTTAATACTCCACTGCCTAAATTTCTGACAGGCATCTCAATCTCGTCTCCCTCATATGCTGCAGATTTTAAAG CTTCCCTAACACCTGTTGTAGAAGCACCCCAGCAAGTCAGCGAGCCAGTTCAGTTCACAGGACGGAGACTGAACTCTAAAATGCAAGTTTACTCCGGCTCTAAAACAGTCTGTCTTTCAAAGATGCTTACGCTGTATGAACAATGCATCCGTGTGCTTCAAAACAATATCGATT CACTACATGAAGTAGGAGGTGTGCCCTTTGAAATTCTTGAGCCTGTGCTAACACGTTGCACACCAGAGCAGTTGTTTCGAATAGAGGAATGTAATCCG ATGTTCACAGAAGAGTCTGACCACTTGTGGAAGAAACACTgccagagagattttaaaaatgagacCCTCCTGGAATATGAGTCTTGGCGTGAAATGTACTTGAGACTGTTCaatcagagggaagaaaaactgaagatgcttacaaaaaatattctttcagctCAGTCTGAGAAACCAAAAG GCCGGCAAGTAAAAATGGCTTACATGACCAGTGCAGCAAAACCACCCAGGAATATTCGCCGACAGCAAGAAATCCACGGGACAGCAGGACCTGTCGACCAACTTCATGCGATGGAGAAGTGCAA